One Dehalococcoidia bacterium genomic region harbors:
- a CDS encoding RNA-binding protein: MRIYVGNLSYSTNDDELRGAFEQFGEVVEARVAIDRYTERSRGFGFVEMPDGGQAQSAIEGLNGTDLAGRTLNVNEARPREDRGGFRN, from the coding sequence ATGCGGATATACGTTGGAAATTTAAGTTATAGCACCAATGACGACGAGTTACGAGGTGCTTTTGAGCAATTTGGCGAAGTCGTTGAAGCTCGCGTAGCAATTGACCGCTACACAGAAAGGTCCCGTGGCTTTGGCTTCGTGGAAATGCCAGATGGCGGCCAAGCTCAGAGTGCTATTGAAGGACTGAATGGAACCGATTTAGCTGGAAGGACTTTAAACGTAAATGAAGCCCGACCTCGTGAAGATCGGGGAGGATTTCGAAACTAG
- a CDS encoding ATP-grasp domain-containing protein: protein MFSSVLIANRGEIACRVIKTCQKLGVTAIAIYSNADENALHVKMADHAINIGGASPADSYLNASAIIKAAKKAKAQAIHPGYGFLSENPSFVQAVEAAGIAFIGPSSNIIQQMGDKVQARKLAIQAGVPVIPGTEGEIEDSEALEAAEKIGYPLMIKAADGGGGMGIRVVRETSALLEALAQARAQAKGAFGSTRVYIERRVEHASHVEVQIMGDQHGNAIHFFERDCSVQRRNQKVIEETPCVKLKPNVKEALLHSAVMLTKNIGYSNAGTIEYLLDGDGENFYFLEMNTRLQVEHPITEMVTGVDLVELQLRVASGEPLPLNQDDVEQHGAAIEARIYPEDPVMLLPTAGTVSKLNEPKGYNVRVDSSLFEGYEVSPYYEPMMSKLIVRGKDRESAIANMLAAIDEYIIEGPVVNLPLIKRVLEHKIFKKATFDNGFLEELLNSPASVNKSIVAAIALSMVMAQSHADAQSPSKWKMHGRRMAMVSKLNGDF, encoded by the coding sequence ATGTTCAGCTCAGTTCTTATAGCCAATCGCGGTGAAATTGCATGCCGTGTTATCAAAACCTGCCAAAAGCTAGGTGTAACTGCCATTGCTATTTATTCCAATGCTGATGAGAACGCCCTGCATGTGAAAATGGCTGATCATGCCATTAATATCGGTGGTGCTTCCCCAGCAGATTCTTACCTCAATGCCTCAGCAATTATTAAAGCTGCAAAAAAGGCAAAAGCTCAAGCTATTCACCCTGGATACGGGTTCTTATCTGAAAACCCGTCCTTCGTGCAGGCTGTAGAAGCAGCCGGCATTGCTTTTATCGGGCCTTCTTCAAACATCATTCAACAAATGGGAGATAAGGTTCAAGCTCGTAAATTAGCTATACAGGCGGGCGTTCCTGTTATACCCGGGACCGAAGGAGAAATCGAGGATTCTGAAGCTCTTGAGGCAGCTGAAAAAATTGGATACCCCCTAATGATCAAGGCCGCCGACGGTGGTGGTGGTATGGGCATTAGAGTCGTACGTGAAACTTCCGCGCTCTTAGAAGCACTTGCTCAAGCGCGTGCACAAGCTAAGGGAGCTTTTGGAAGTACCAGAGTTTACATTGAAAGGCGAGTAGAACACGCATCGCATGTTGAAGTGCAGATCATGGGCGATCAACACGGAAATGCGATCCATTTTTTTGAAAGAGATTGCTCTGTTCAACGCAGAAATCAAAAAGTTATCGAAGAAACACCATGCGTAAAATTGAAACCGAATGTGAAAGAAGCTCTTTTACATTCAGCTGTCATGCTTACCAAAAATATTGGGTACAGTAATGCTGGCACTATTGAATACCTGCTTGATGGTGACGGAGAAAATTTTTATTTCCTCGAAATGAACACTCGCTTGCAAGTGGAACATCCCATTACCGAAATGGTGACAGGTGTCGACCTAGTAGAGCTGCAGTTACGAGTAGCTTCGGGAGAACCTCTTCCCCTTAATCAAGATGACGTCGAACAGCACGGTGCAGCGATAGAGGCTCGAATTTATCCGGAAGACCCTGTTATGCTTCTACCGACAGCTGGTACCGTTTCAAAACTTAACGAGCCAAAAGGTTACAATGTTCGTGTAGATAGTTCCCTCTTCGAAGGCTATGAGGTTTCTCCCTACTATGAACCCATGATGTCTAAATTAATTGTAAGAGGAAAAGATAGAGAATCTGCAATAGCCAATATGCTCGCTGCAATTGATGAATATATTATTGAAGGCCCTGTAGTCAATCTACCCTTAATTAAGCGAGTGCTAGAGCATAAAATTTTCAAGAAAGCGACGTTTGATAACGGATTCTTGGAAGAATTGTTGAACTCACCGGCTTCTGTAAACAAAAGCATAGTAGCCGCTATTGCACTATCTATGGTGATGGCCCAAAGTCATGCGGATGCACAATCTCCTAGTAAATGGAAAATGCATGGAAGGCGCATGGCAATGGTAAGCAAATTAAATGGAGACTTTTAA
- the uvrA gene encoding excinuclease ABC subunit UvrA, whose translation MPLENIVIRGAREHNLKNVDITIPRDQLVVITGPSGSGKSTLAFDTIYAEGQRRYVESLSAYARQFLGRMDKPDVEYIEGLSPSISIDQKGVSNNPRSTVGTVTEIYDYLRLLYARVGNPHCYKCGRPVQQQTVQQISDIVLRQSGKRLMLLAPVITHKKGEHREIFEEARNAGFVRVRVNNEIVSLDSSINLDKQKWHSIEIIVDRLVLESDTERSRVTDSVETALKYGQGKMIALDADSMEEQIFSEQFACAFCQISFAEIEPRTFSFNSPHGACSMCSGLGLRLVIDSELIITDPALSINQGVIKPWARSMSSVNAMYFSILRSVASLENVSPDTPWQELPKKVQGVILNGFGDNRKIKVRHRTRRGRQFEWDAGFEGVIPNLERRYRETQSDYMRNEIERYMTALPCESCGGNRLRPEALAVTIGNRSIIQTTNLSVSDANRWVIALQQSEETPDIKPRWAKYQDPHNFSSRDHLIAEQILKEISSRLSFLSNVGLDYLSLSRSASTLSGGEGQRIRLATQIGSGLMGVLYVCDEPSVGLHPVDNNRLIETLKELRDLGNTVLIVEHDEAMMRSADFLVDMGPGAGEHGGNIVAKGTIADIEESPQSITGAYLSKRKVIPVPRNRREGNGKFLLVKGAKENNLQDIDVAFPLGKLICVTGVSGSGKSTLVYEILYKWLAQKLYHAKDKPGSSAGVEGLEHIDKVVNIDQSPIGRTPRSNPATYTGTFTPIRELFASLPESKARGFLPGRFSFNVKGGRCESCQGDGYIQIQMQFLPDVTVPCEVCEGRRYNDNALEILFKEKSIADVLEMTVTEAHSTFENIPRIKSKLETLEAVGLGYIRLGQPATTLSGGEAQRIKLASELSKRATGKTLYILDEPTTGLSFQDAAHLLEVLHRLVEGGNTVLLIEHHLDLIKNADWVIDLGPGPGINGGKLVVEGKPEQVVKNSKSQTANFLKAIL comes from the coding sequence ATGCCCCTAGAAAATATAGTCATTCGCGGTGCCCGCGAACATAATCTAAAAAATGTAGATATCACTATCCCTCGAGACCAGCTAGTCGTGATAACGGGACCTTCAGGCTCAGGAAAATCAACGCTGGCTTTTGATACTATCTACGCAGAGGGGCAGCGCAGGTATGTTGAATCACTTTCTGCCTATGCAAGGCAATTTCTTGGGCGCATGGATAAACCTGATGTTGAATATATTGAAGGCCTCTCGCCTTCGATATCAATTGACCAAAAAGGTGTTTCAAATAATCCCCGATCAACTGTAGGTACCGTTACTGAAATATATGACTACCTTCGACTTCTTTATGCACGCGTAGGTAACCCCCATTGTTATAAATGTGGAAGGCCAGTCCAGCAACAAACAGTTCAGCAAATTTCCGATATCGTACTCAGGCAATCAGGTAAACGATTAATGCTTCTAGCACCAGTAATTACGCATAAAAAAGGAGAGCATCGAGAAATTTTTGAAGAAGCTAGAAACGCTGGCTTCGTTAGAGTTCGAGTAAACAATGAAATTGTAAGCCTAGACTCTTCAATAAACCTCGACAAGCAAAAGTGGCACTCGATAGAAATTATTGTTGACAGGCTAGTACTTGAATCAGATACAGAACGTAGCCGTGTAACTGATTCCGTGGAAACTGCACTGAAGTACGGGCAAGGAAAAATGATCGCACTTGATGCTGATTCGATGGAAGAGCAGATATTCTCTGAGCAATTTGCGTGTGCATTTTGTCAAATCAGCTTTGCCGAAATAGAACCGAGAACGTTCTCGTTCAATAGCCCTCATGGAGCATGCAGCATGTGCTCAGGCCTTGGATTAAGGCTAGTCATAGATTCCGAACTCATAATCACTGACCCAGCACTTAGCATCAATCAAGGAGTAATAAAACCTTGGGCACGTTCAATGTCAAGTGTCAACGCAATGTACTTCAGTATATTGCGCAGTGTAGCTTCCTTGGAGAACGTATCTCCTGACACCCCGTGGCAGGAACTTCCCAAAAAAGTTCAAGGGGTTATCCTTAATGGGTTCGGGGATAATCGAAAAATTAAAGTACGACACCGTACACGACGTGGTCGCCAATTTGAATGGGATGCAGGATTTGAAGGAGTAATCCCTAATCTTGAGCGTCGCTATAGAGAAACTCAATCCGATTACATGCGCAATGAAATCGAGCGTTATATGACTGCTTTGCCCTGTGAATCGTGTGGTGGCAATCGATTAAGACCAGAGGCATTAGCAGTAACAATTGGCAACAGGTCAATCATTCAAACTACAAATCTTTCAGTTTCTGACGCAAACAGGTGGGTAATTGCACTGCAGCAAAGCGAAGAGACCCCTGACATTAAGCCTCGATGGGCAAAATACCAAGACCCTCATAACTTCTCATCTCGAGATCATTTAATTGCAGAGCAGATATTAAAAGAAATAAGTTCTCGCTTATCTTTTCTTTCAAATGTAGGATTGGACTACCTTTCCCTTTCTAGATCAGCCAGCACGCTTAGTGGGGGTGAAGGGCAACGAATCCGCTTAGCTACACAAATTGGATCTGGGCTCATGGGGGTCCTATACGTATGTGACGAACCATCAGTAGGTCTCCATCCAGTAGATAACAATCGCCTTATCGAAACCCTGAAGGAGTTACGGGATCTGGGCAACACCGTTTTGATTGTGGAACACGACGAAGCCATGATGCGATCTGCAGATTTCCTTGTAGATATGGGTCCTGGTGCAGGTGAGCATGGTGGGAATATCGTTGCAAAAGGAACGATTGCAGATATCGAGGAAAGTCCCCAATCTATAACGGGAGCATATCTTTCAAAAAGAAAAGTGATACCTGTGCCCCGTAATCGAAGAGAGGGCAATGGTAAATTCCTGCTCGTCAAAGGTGCAAAGGAAAATAATTTACAAGATATCGATGTAGCGTTCCCTCTGGGTAAACTTATTTGCGTAACTGGAGTCTCCGGCTCAGGAAAATCAACCCTTGTATATGAAATTTTGTACAAATGGCTTGCACAAAAACTTTACCACGCGAAGGATAAGCCAGGGTCCAGCGCAGGGGTCGAAGGATTAGAGCATATCGATAAAGTCGTAAATATAGACCAATCTCCAATTGGTCGTACTCCTCGCAGTAATCCTGCAACCTACACAGGCACCTTTACGCCTATACGGGAATTATTTGCATCTTTACCTGAATCAAAAGCTCGAGGGTTTCTTCCAGGAAGGTTCTCTTTCAATGTAAAAGGAGGCCGTTGTGAATCTTGCCAAGGCGATGGGTACATCCAAATTCAAATGCAATTTTTACCTGACGTAACAGTACCTTGTGAAGTGTGCGAAGGGCGCCGGTATAATGACAATGCATTAGAAATATTATTCAAAGAAAAAAGCATTGCTGATGTGCTTGAAATGACTGTCACTGAAGCACATTCGACATTCGAAAATATTCCCCGCATAAAATCAAAATTAGAAACATTAGAAGCCGTAGGGCTAGGGTATATTCGACTTGGCCAACCCGCCACCACGCTAAGCGGAGGGGAAGCGCAGCGCATAAAACTTGCATCTGAGCTTTCCAAGCGTGCAACTGGAAAAACTCTTTATATCCTTGATGAACCGACTACTGGCCTTTCATTTCAAGATGCAGCGCATCTCCTTGAAGTACTACATCGTCTTGTTGAAGGTGGCAACACCGTGCTTCTAATCGAGCATCACTTAGACTTGATTAAAAATGCAGACTGGGTAATTGACCTCGGCCCAGGGCCAGGAATAAATGGGGGGAAACTTGTTGTAGAAGGGAAACCTGAGCAAGTTGTAAAAAACTCAAAATCCCAAACTGCTAATTTCTTAAAGGCGATTCTTTGA
- a CDS encoding Rieske (2Fe-2S) protein, translating to MNPTSAQEFDLCSFEELQSKKTLSFQFEHPTLGRNEIALFWDGQNVGALDNYCPHQGAMLSHGLIDPGEIICPLHSAVFDLQTGECLDKYTWDTTSYEVRIVDDRILVHIPNQTLIS from the coding sequence ATGAATCCAACTAGCGCTCAAGAATTTGATCTATGCTCCTTTGAAGAACTTCAATCTAAAAAGACCCTATCATTTCAATTCGAACACCCAACATTAGGAAGAAATGAAATAGCATTATTTTGGGATGGTCAAAACGTAGGAGCCTTAGACAATTATTGCCCCCATCAGGGCGCAATGTTAAGCCATGGGCTAATAGACCCTGGAGAAATAATTTGCCCTCTTCATTCTGCAGTTTTTGATTTACAAACAGGGGAATGTCTCGATAAGTACACTTGGGATACAACCTCTTATGAAGTTCGGATTGTAGACGATCGAATACTCGTGCATATCCCTAATCAAACATTAATTTCCTGA